In Coriobacteriia bacterium, the genomic window ACCGGCCGCGCCCATGACGAGCACGGAAGGCGGAAAGATGACGCCGAGCACGCCACCGACGACCAGCCCGGCTGTCGCGCCCCAAGCGCGCACTGAGGAGTCGGTGTTGATGATTCTCGTCTTGCCGTCCTCAGTCTTCTCAAAAAGAGCCGACTCGTAGGAACCAATCCACTTCTCGTGGTGGAGCGCCTTGATGGCGACGAAGTCGTTTATTGCCTCTTCGACATCGCCGTATTGGGCCCCGAAGACGAGCATTTCATACTGCTGATCTGCCATGGTTTCAGCCTTTCCGCAAAGGATATGTTTCCGGTCTTGCTTACTCTCCCCCGGACTCGCCTGAGCGAATCGCCAAATCGACCACAAGCGGCCGGTGATCCGACGCGATAGACGTCGCTACCAGCACGTTCGTGACCCGCCAGTGGTCGCTAAACGCCAAGACATCGAGCGGCTTGGTGGGTTTCCACGACGGGAACGTTGGCGGCGCATCTACCACCGTCAGCCGCGCTCGGAGGGGTTCTATCTCCGAAATCGGCGCATTGAAGTCGCCGGCCAGCACAAGCGGCAGATCGTCGGGCAGGTCGTTGAC contains:
- a CDS encoding DUF1269 domain-containing protein, translated to MADQQYEMLVFGAQYGDVEEAINDFVAIKALHHEKWIGSYESALFEKTEDGKTRIINTDSSVRAWGATAGLVVGGVLGVIFPPSVLVMGAAGAGVGALAGHFAGGIKRSAIKELADGLQDGQAGIVLIGEFTPDEGIEKLLKRAAKITKAQIDETADELKKAVDEAAKA